The Microlunatus soli genome contains the following window.
ATCCCGGTCAGCAGTTTGATCGTGGTGGACTTGCCGGCGCCGTTCGGGCCGACGTAGGCGACCGACTCGCCCTCCTCGATGCTGAGATCGACGCCGTCCACCGCGGTGACCGTTTCATGCCGGGGTCGGACCAGATGTCGTACGGCGCCGGCCAGCCTCGGAGCCTTCAACGGCCGCCGGAACCTTTTGACCAACCCCTGCACGCTGACGATCCCCGACATGCAGCACGAGACTAACGGCTGGTGGCACGATCCCGGCGGATTTTTACGGCGGCACAGGTGGTCGGCGGAGCCGTAGCCGTCCGGGGCGTGACCCGCGATCCGTGCGACCATCGACGGACGGACCCGAGGTCTGCGGAGGCGAGTTCGACCCGATGCCAGCACCGAAGCATTCGTTGCCGACCCGAGCCCGACCGGAACCGGCAGCACGGCGGTCGTGGCCGGTGCGGATCCTGCGGTCGACGGGATTGACGGTGGCGACGCTGGCCCTGCTCCTCCTGGTCGTCACGATGATTGTTCTGGTCGTCGGTGTCGTGACCGGCCGCGACCTGTCCGACGACGAGGACGAGTTGGCCGCGTACGCCAAACGGGTCTCGACCTTCGCCTCGACGGTCGACGTCGCGCGCGACGGTACGGTCACGATCACCGAACGGCTGACCTACCACCACGGCGCCGGTGCTCACGGGGGCGCCTACCGGGTGATCCCGGCGGCCGGCGACATCTCCGGCTACGGCCGCGTCGACTTCGGGCTGCACGACGTCGAGGTGCTGGACAGCGACGGTGTCGAACCGGTGTCGGTGCAGCGTGCCGCCCGGGGAACGACGGTGACGATCGGCTCGGACGATCTGCACGGCGATCACACGTTTGTCCTGCGGTACCGCTACCACTCCCTACTGGTCCGCGGTGGCGACGGCCCACGGTTGTACTTCGATGTCGTGGGCAGCGGCTGGAAGATCCCGATCGCCGCCACCCGGATCACGATCAACGGACCGGCCGGTCCGCTGGAACCTCGCTGCTATGCCGGGGAACCGGGCAGCGACAAGATCTGCGACAAGATCACCAGCGGCGGCAGGTCGGCCATGATCACCGACGGCGTGACCCTCCCGGGAGCGGCGGTGACCGTCGATGTCGATCTTGCCGGCCTCAGCCCGGACGTCGCCCTGGCATTCCCGGTCGGTCCGGACCCGCGACCGACGACCTGGTGGGACCGGGTCAGCAACAATGCGGGCGGCTTCGGACTGTTCACCGGGCTCGGGCTGCTCTTCGGCTATCTCGCCGGCCGGTCTGCCTTCGCCCTGGTCGGCCGACCGTGGCCGTTCGGCGGCGGTTCCGGCGGTGGCGGCTTCGGCGGCGGCGCGGGCGGTGGAGGCGCCGGCGGTGGCGGTGGCGCCGGGGGCGGTGGTGGCGGTGGCGGCGGGGGCTGACCTGCCGGTCGACTGCTCCCGATCAGCCGGCGGTGGCCGCTGCTGCGGCCCGGCCGGCGACTCGGCCGGAGTAGAGACAGCCACCCAGGAACGTCCCTTCCAACGACCGGTAGCCGTGCATGCCGCCGCCCCCGAAACCGGCGATCTCACCGGCGGCGTACACCCCCGGTAGTGGTGTGCCGGCCGTGGTCAGGACGCGGCCTTCCAGATCGGTCTCCAACCCACCGAGGGTCTTGCGGGTCAGCACGTGCAGTCGGACCGCGATCAGCGGCCCGCCGGCACCGGCGATGCCCTCACCGGGGCGCCGCGGATCCAGATAGGGGTGTGGTGTCGCGACCCGGATCAACCGGTCGCCGAGATAGCGCCGGGCGGCGACCGTGGCGACCACCTGCGGATCCTTG
Protein-coding sequences here:
- a CDS encoding DUF2207 domain-containing protein yields the protein MPAPKHSLPTRARPEPAARRSWPVRILRSTGLTVATLALLLLVVTMIVLVVGVVTGRDLSDDEDELAAYAKRVSTFASTVDVARDGTVTITERLTYHHGAGAHGGAYRVIPAAGDISGYGRVDFGLHDVEVLDSDGVEPVSVQRAARGTTVTIGSDDLHGDHTFVLRYRYHSLLVRGGDGPRLYFDVVGSGWKIPIAATRITINGPAGPLEPRCYAGEPGSDKICDKITSGGRSAMITDGVTLPGAAVTVDVDLAGLSPDVALAFPVGPDPRPTTWWDRVSNNAGGFGLFTGLGLLFGYLAGRSAFALVGRPWPFGGGSGGGGFGGGAGGGGAGGGGGAGGGGGGGGGG